Sequence from the Sphingomonas koreensis genome:
TCGCGCCGGAATCCCTCGGCAAAGGCAAGCCCGGCCATCACCAGCACATAGAGCGCCGCGGTCTCGCGGATCAGCATCGCGATCAGCGCCACGGCCGCCGCCTCGATCCAGTGCCCCGGCCGCCGCAGCGCCAGACTGAGCGCGACGAGCAGCCCCGCCCAGATCTCGTGAAAGGCGATCAGCCCCGGCTGGACGAAGGCGAGCATCCCCGCCGTCAGCAGGAACAGCGCGGCGAGCAGGGCGGGCACCCGTGCCACCGCGTCGCGCAACCGCCGGTACCAGGCATAAGCGGTCGCCGCTGCGAGCAGCCCGAGCAGTATCAGTGTCGCGAGCGGCGGCAGCGCGGCCTGCACCGTCGCAAGGCCGGGCATGCGGAAGGTCAGGAACGGCCGCAGCGGATAGCTGCCTGCCCGCAGCGCATCGGCGGCGGCGCGGTAGTAATCCTCGCCATGCGCGACTGCGGAGACGATCCCCTCATAGAGGGCGACATCGCTCTGCGGGGTGCTGCTGCCGGCGGGCGGCGCAGGCAGTGCGAGCACGGTGAGCGAACCGAGCAGCAACGCCGCGAGCATCGCCAGCACGATCCGCGCCTGCGCCGCCGGAAGCGCTGCGAAACGGCCGGGCCGGGCGAGCCAGATCGGGGCAAGGGCGGGTTTCATTTCGCAGGCGGTATAGGGTTGCGGGGATTCGAAATCCAATGCCCCCGGGCGGGGAGGAGCGGGCTCAACGCAGCAGCAGCGTCGCTGCGACGCCGGCACCCGCGGCCAGCAGGGCGACGACGGCATAGCGCCAGCCGCCGCCCACGCGCACCACCTCGATCTCCCTGAGCGGCGGGGCGGGCGGCGCGCCGCCGGGATCGGGAAAATGGCGCTCGATGTTGCGGATCAGTTTGGGCAGCCGGGCAAGTGTCTTGAGGTCCTCCGACAGGCGGTCCGCGATGAACGCCTCCGGCCCCAGTTCGGTGCGGATCCATTCGCGGATGAACGGCGCCGCGCTGTCCCACAGGTTGATGTCGGGGTGCAGCCGCGTCGCCACGCCCTCGACCATCACCATCGTCTTCTGGAGCAGCAGCAGATGCGGCTGGGTCTGCATGTCGAAGTCGCGGGTGATGTTGAACAGGCTGTCGAGCATCATGCCGACGCTCATGTCCTTGACCGGAAGGCCGCGCATCGGCTCGCCCACCGCGCGCAACGCCGTCGCGAACTCGGCGACATTGTGGTGCGCGGGAACATAGCCCGCCTCGAAATGGATCTCGGCCACGCGGCGGTAATTGCCGGTGATCAGGCCGTAGAGGATTTCGGCCAGCCAGACGCGCGCGCGCCGGTCGATGCGGCCCATGATCCCGAAATCGATCGCCGCGATATGATTGCCGGGGAGCGCGAAGAGGTTCCCCTGATGCATGTCGGCGTGGAAGAAGCCTTCGGAGATCGCCTGGCGCAGGAAGGCGCGGACCAGCGTGTCGGCGAGCTTCCGGGTGTCATAGCCCGCGGCGATGATCGCGTCGCGATTGGACAGCTTGATGCCGTCGATCCACTCCAGCGTCAGCACCTTGCCGGTGGTGCGCTGCCAGTCGATCGCGGGGACGGTGAAGTCGGGCTCCGCCTCCATCGATTCCGAAAGCTCGGAGGCCGAAGCCGCCTCGCGGCGCAGGTCCAGTTCGCGGGCGGTCCAGCGCTTGAACGTCTCGATGACGAGGCGCGGACGCAGCCGTGCGACCTCGCCGCCCTGTGCCTCGAGCTGGGCCGCTGCCCATTCATAGGTGTCGATCGCCTTGGCGAATTCGGCCTCGATCCCCGGGCGCAGCACCTTGACCGCGACCTTGCGGCCGTCGGTGGTGGTGGCGCGGTGGACCTGCGCGATCGACGCGGCGCCGATCGGCACTTCCTCGATCTCGGCGAACAGGTCCTCGATCGGCCGGTCGAAGCTGCGCTCGATCGCGGCGCGGATCACCGGGAAGGGGACGGGCGGCAGCGCGTCCTGCAGCCGCATCAGATCGTGCGCCGCGGCCTCGCCGATCAGGTCGGCGCGCGTCGCGAGCGTCTGGCCGAGCTTGATCGCGGCCGGGCCGATGGCTTGCAGCGCGTCGGCATATTGCGGTGTCGCCGGCACGCGCGCGCCGAAGCGGGCGAGCCGCGCAAGGCGGCGTACCGGGCGCGGCGTGTTGCGGTCGCGCTCGATCCCGCGCAGCGCGCCGTGGCGCGCCAGCGTGCGGCCCCATTTCAGGAGGCGCCACAGATGAACGGCGGGGGCTGTCAAATCTTCCAGCCGCTATGAATCGCCACAAGGCCGCCCAGCATCGGCTCGACGCGGGTCTGCACGAAGCCGGCGTCTTTGATCATCCGCTCGAAGGTCGGCATGTCGGGGAAGCGGCGGATCGATTCGATGAGGTAGCGATAGCTGTCCTCGTCATTCGCCAGCAGCTTGCCGAGCTTGGGCACGACATGGTGCGAATAGGCGTCGTAGACGTCGGAGAAACCCGGCCAGACGGTGGTCGAGAATTCGAGGACGAAGAAGCGTCCGCCGCGCTTGAGCACGCGATGGGCCTCGCGCAGCGCCTTGGGAATGTCGGTGACGTTCCGGATGCCGAAGGCGATGGTGTAGGCGTCGAAGAATCGATCGGGCCATTGCAGCGTCTCGGCGTTCGCCTCGCTCCACACCAGGCCATCGATGCCGCGCTTGGCCGCGCGCTCGATGCCGACGGCGAGCATGTCCGGGTTGATGTCGGCGACGGTCACCGCCGCGCCCGATTCGGCCATGCGGAAGGCGATGTCGCCGGTGCCGCCGGCCATGTCCAGGATCGCCTCGCCCTCGCGCGGCTTCACCCGGCGGACGAACACATCCTTCCAGATGCGATGCAGACCGCCCGACATCGCGTCGTTCATCAGGTCGTAGCTGGAGGCGACGCTGGAGAAGACGCCGCCGACGCGGCGGGTCTTGTCCTCGGGGGCGACATCTTCGTAGCCGAAGGAGACGGTGTCGGTCATGCGCGCCCTCCTAGCGGCCCTTGTGAGCGGCGCAAAGCCCGCTTAGCTCAATGCGATGCCCGAACTTCCCGAAGTCGAAACCACGGTCCGCGGTCTCGCCCCCGCGCTGGAGGGGCGGCGGATCCGCCGCGTGCTGATGCGGCGCCCGGATCTGCGCCGCCCGATGCCGCAGGATCTGGGCCAGCGGCTGACGGGCGCGAGCGTCACCGCGCTCGGCCGCCGCGCCAAATATGGCCTGATCGACACCGATCGCGGCGACACGATGATCTTCCATCTCGGCATGTCGGGACGTTGGCGCGTCGATCCGTCGGAAACGCTCACGCACGACCATCTGATTCTCGAAACCGACGAAGGGCGCTCGCTCGCGCTCAACGATCCGCGGCGCTTCGGCTCGATCGATCTTGTGCCCACCGATGCGCTCGACGCCTGGCCCGCCTTCGCGGCGATGGGCCCGGAGCCGCTGGGGCCCGATTTCACCGCCGCGCATCTCGCCGCGGCGTTCGACGGGCGGGCCGCGCCGGTCAAGGCGCTGCTGCTCGATCAGCGAATCGTCGCGGGTCTCGGCAATATCTATGTCTGCGAGGCGCTGCACATGAGCGGGATCGCGCCGACCCGCGCCGCGGGCAGGATCGCCACGCCGCGGCTTGCGCAGCTGGTCGATGCGATTCGCGCGGTGCTGGCTTCGGCGATCGAGGCGGGGGGATCGAGCTTGCGCGACTATGCCCGCCCCGATGGCGAGCTGGGCTATTTCTCGAAGCAATGGCGCGTCTATGGGCGTGAGGGGGA
This genomic interval carries:
- the ubiB gene encoding 2-polyprenylphenol 6-hydroxylase; amino-acid sequence: MTAPAVHLWRLLKWGRTLARHGALRGIERDRNTPRPVRRLARLARFGARVPATPQYADALQAIGPAAIKLGQTLATRADLIGEAAAHDLMRLQDALPPVPFPVIRAAIERSFDRPIEDLFAEIEEVPIGAASIAQVHRATTTDGRKVAVKVLRPGIEAEFAKAIDTYEWAAAQLEAQGGEVARLRPRLVIETFKRWTARELDLRREAASASELSESMEAEPDFTVPAIDWQRTTGKVLTLEWIDGIKLSNRDAIIAAGYDTRKLADTLVRAFLRQAISEGFFHADMHQGNLFALPGNHIAAIDFGIMGRIDRRARVWLAEILYGLITGNYRRVAEIHFEAGYVPAHHNVAEFATALRAVGEPMRGLPVKDMSVGMMLDSLFNITRDFDMQTQPHLLLLQKTMVMVEGVATRLHPDINLWDSAAPFIREWIRTELGPEAFIADRLSEDLKTLARLPKLIRNIERHFPDPGGAPPAPPLREIEVVRVGGGWRYAVVALLAAGAGVAATLLLR
- a CDS encoding class I SAM-dependent methyltransferase gives rise to the protein MTDTVSFGYEDVAPEDKTRRVGGVFSSVASSYDLMNDAMSGGLHRIWKDVFVRRVKPREGEAILDMAGGTGDIAFRMAESGAAVTVADINPDMLAVGIERAAKRGIDGLVWSEANAETLQWPDRFFDAYTIAFGIRNVTDIPKALREAHRVLKRGGRFFVLEFSTTVWPGFSDVYDAYSHHVVPKLGKLLANDEDSYRYLIESIRRFPDMPTFERMIKDAGFVQTRVEPMLGGLVAIHSGWKI
- the mutM gene encoding bifunctional DNA-formamidopyrimidine glycosylase/DNA-(apurinic or apyrimidinic site) lyase, whose product is MPELPEVETTVRGLAPALEGRRIRRVLMRRPDLRRPMPQDLGQRLTGASVTALGRRAKYGLIDTDRGDTMIFHLGMSGRWRVDPSETLTHDHLILETDEGRSLALNDPRRFGSIDLVPTDALDAWPAFAAMGPEPLGPDFTAAHLAAAFDGRAAPVKALLLDQRIVAGLGNIYVCEALHMSGIAPTRAAGRIATPRLAQLVDAIRAVLASAIEAGGSSLRDYARPDGELGYFSKQWRVYGREGEPCLCGAPVQRRVDSGRSTFFCAKCQKG